The following is a genomic window from Verrucosispora sp. WMMD573.
TGCGAGGCTGCCGGTGTCCCGGCGACGAGGCCGGGCGGGCGGAGGGGCTTGATGATCATCGAGGGACGCTTCAACGGGCCGCCCGGCTCGGGCAACGGCGGTTGGAGCGCCGGGATCTTCGCCGCCGCGTACGGCGGGGACGGTCCGGTCGAGGTGACCCTGCGCCGACCGCCGCCGCTGGACACCCCGCTGACCCTCGTCGACGGGCAGGTACGCGACCCGGCCGGCGAGGTGATCGCGCAGCTACACCCGGTGAGCGATCTCGGCGAGGTCGTCCCGCCGGTGGACCTGGCGACCGCCCGGTCGGCCTCGGCGGCGTACCCGGGGCTGGTGGAGCACCCGTTCCCCGGCTGCTACGTCTGTGGCCCGCAGCGCTCCGACGGCCTGCGGATCTTCCCGGGGCGGCTGCCGGACGGTCGGACGGCCGCGCCGGTGCGGGCGCCCCGGCAGGTCGCGGTCGCCACGGTCTGGGCGGCCCTGGACTGCCCCGGCGGCTGGACGGTGATCGGCGCCGGCCGCCCGTACGTGCTCGGCCGGATCGCGGCCCGGATCGAGGCGCTGCCCCGGCCGGGCGACGAGTGCGTGGTGACCGGTGCGTTGATCGGCGCCGAGGGCCGCAAGGCGTTCGTGCACACCAGCCTGCACACCCCGGACGGCCACCCGCTCGGCCACGCCCGTGCGACCTGGATCGCCGTGTAGACACGGCGATCGATCGGCTCGTACCTGGGGATGAGACGGCTCCTGCCTGAGGCGGACCACGATTTCCCGAACGAGCCCGATTGAATTGCTTGACCATTAACGTCACGCTGTGCAACGGCGCACCCCGGCGCCGCCACGGGAGGAGAACGATGACCGACGGGCGACCAAGCCCCACCAACGACGCGCAGATCGTGGTCTCCGGTCTGACCAAGCGGTACCGCAACGTGCTCGCGGTCAACAACCTGTCCTTCACTGTCGAACCGGGTCGGGTCACCGGCTTCCTCGGCCCGAACGGTGCGGGTAAGACCACCACCCTGCGAATGCTGCTGAACCTGGTCACGCCGACCGCCGGAGGAGCGACCATCGGTGGCCAGCGGTACCCCGATCTGGCCGACCCGCTGCGGCATGTCGGCGCGGTCCTGGAGGCGTCCAGCGCGCACAAGGGCCGCACCGGCATCAACCACCTGCGGGTGATCTCCGCGGCGGCCGGGTTGCCGCGGGAGCGGGCCGACCAGGCGTTGGAGTTGGTCGGGCTGACGCCGGCCGCCAAGCGCAAGTTCAAGGGCTACTCGCTGGGCATGAAGCAGCGGCTCGGCATCGCCGCGGCGATGCTCGGCGACCCGCGGGTGCTGATCCTCGACGAGCCGGCCAACGGCCTGGACCCGGAGGGCATCCGGTGGATGCGCGGGTTCCTCAAGGGCCTGGCGGCCGAGGGCCGCACCGTGCTCGTCTCCAGCCACCTGCTCTCGGAGATGCAGCTGCTGGCCGACGACGTGGTGATCATCGCGGCCGGACAGCTGGTCCGGCAGGGTCCGGTGGAACAGGTGATCGGTTCGATGGCGCAGGGCGTCCGGGTCCGGGTCCGCACCCCGCAGGCCGACGCGCTGACCGCCGCGCTCAAGGACGGGCCGGCCACGGTGGAGAACGACGGGCAGGGCGCCCTCCTGATCGGTGGGGTCGACGCCCCGGCAGTGGGCCGGGCGGCCCTGACCGCCGGGGTGGAGCTGCACGAGCTGACCACTGAACGACCCGACCTGGAACGCGTGTTCCTGGAACTGACGGCCGGAAAGGCGGGCATCCGATGACCAACCTTGTCCGGTCCGAACTGCTCAAGATCCGTACGACCAGCACCTGGTGGTGGCTGGCCATCGGGGCGTTCCTGTCGATCGCCCTGGCCTTCGCCTTCAACGCGTGGCTGGCCAACGAGACGCTCAGCGGCGGCGGAGAGGAGTTCGGCTACACCGGCGACGCCGCCTCCGCGCCTGCTCAGGCCGCGAACCTCTACACCTCGGGGCAGTACCTGGGGCTGATGTTCGTGATGCTGATCGGCATCCTCATGGTCACCAACGAGTTCTTCCACCAGACCGCGACCACGACGTTCCTGGCCACCCCGCGACGCACCTCGGTGATCGCCAGCAAGCTCATCGCGGCCAGCCTGCTCGGCTTCGCGTTCTGGCTGGTGACGACGATCATCGACCTCGCCGCCGGAGCGACGTTCCTGTCGCTCAACGACTACGGCACGCTGCTCGGCGAATGGGAGGTGCAACGGGCCCTGCTGCTCAACCTGATGGCGTACGCGATCTGGACGGTGCTCGGCGTGGGCATCGGCACGCTGATCACCAACCAGTTGGGCGCGGTGATCACCGCCTCGGTGCTCTACCTGATCGGCACCCAGGTGGTGGGCCTGCTCTTCCTGCTGCTGGCCAACCTGCTCGACAACATGGCTGTGATCAAGTGGCAGGTGATCTGGCCGGCCGCCGCCTCCCAGGTCATGATCACGCCAGGCGAGAACGAGATGCTGCCCGCCTGGTGGGTCGGCGCGGTCGTGCTGGTGGGCTACGCCGTGGTCAGCGGCATGGTCGGCATTCTCATCACCCGGCGCCGCGACATCTCCTGACAACCGGGCGGCCGACTCGGGTCGCCCCGCCCCGACGGGCCCGGTCCACCGGTCGACAGCCGGCCGACCGGGCCCGTCGGCCATAACAGCGATCAAGGGAATACGCAGCGCTTACCGAACTTCTGGCATCTTCTGTGAATCCGGCCACGCGACCGAGGCGGAAATGCCCCGAGGTTCGCTACGGCGTAGCCTGGAACCGTCCTGTGCGTCCGTCCCGGCGCATCGGGCACCGCGTGACACACAAACCCGCGTGAAAGAGGCGATTACCGGCCGTGTCGACCCAGCAGACTTCGCAGGAGAACCCACTGGCGGGTTTCGGCCCGAACGAGTGGATCGTCGAGGAGATGTACCAGCGCTACCTCGCCGATCCCAGCAGCGTCGACCCGGCCTGGCACGACTTCTTCGCCGACTACCGGCCCGGTCAGAGCACAGCGGGCACCGGTGACGGGCGGCCGGCCAGCACCGCCGCGACCACGGACGCCACCCCGGCCAGGGCCGAGCCGGCGCCGAAGAGCGAACCGGCGGCGAAGGCCGAGCCGGCGGGCGAGGGGGAACGCCGTACGACGGCGGCGACGTCGAAGCCGGCGCCCGCCGCGGCGAAGCCGACCACCACGAAGCCGGCCACCACGAAGCCGGCCGCAGCGAAGCCGGCCGCAGCGAAGGCCGAGCCGACGAAGAGCCAGCCGACCCGGACCGCACCCACCGCCAACGGCCCGCAGACCACGCCACTGCGCGGAGTGGCCGCCAAGATCGTTCAGAACATGGACGCCTCGCTGGCCGTGCCGACCGCGACCAGCGTCCGAGCCGTGCCGGCCAAGCTCCTGGTCGACAACCGCATCGTGATCAACAATCATCTCGCCCGGGGGCGTGGCGGCAAGGTCAGCTTCACCCACCTGATCGGCTACGCCCTGGTGCGGGCGCTGGTCGCGCACCCCGAGATGAACAACTCCTTCGCCGAGGTCGACGGCAAGCCGGTGATGGTCCGCCCCGAGCACGTCAACCTGGGCATCGCCATCGACCTGACCAAGCCGGACGGCAGCCGCAACCTGGTGGTCCCCTCCATCAAGGCCTGCGAGCAGATGGACTTCCGGCAGTTCTGGCAGGCGTACGAGGACGTCGTGCGGCGTGCCCGACGCAACGAGCTGACCATGGAGGACTACTCCGGCACCACGATCTCGCTGACCAACCCGGGCGGCATCGGCACGGTGCACTCCATGCCGCGGCTGATGCAGGGCCAGAGCGCGATCATCGGCGTCGGTGCCATGGAGTACCCGGCGCCGTACCAGGGCATGAGCGAGGCCACCCTGGCCGAGTTGGCGGTCAGCAAGGTCATCACGCTGACCAGCACCTACGACCACCGGATCATCCAGGGCGCGCAGTCCGGCGAGTTCCTCAAGGTCATGCACGAGCTGATGCTCGGCGAGCACGGCTTCTACGACCAGATCTTCACCTCGCTGCGAATCCCCTACGAGCCGGTGCGCTGGATGCGCGACGTCGCGGTCGACAGCGAGGGTCAGATCAACAAGACCGCCCGGGTCCACGAGCTGATCCACTCCTACCGGGTGCGCGGTCACCTGATGGCCGACACGGACCCGCTGGAGTTCAAGATCCGTAAGCACCCGGATCTGGACGTCCTCCAGCACGGGCTGACCCTGTGGGACCTCGACCGCACCTTCCCGGTGAACGGCTTCGCCGGCCGGCAGCGGATGAAGCTGCGGGAGATCCTCGGTGTGCTGCGCGACTCGTACTGCCGCCGCGTCGGTATCGAGTACATGCACATTCAGGATCCGGCCGAGCGTCGCTGGATCCAGGAGCGGGTCGAGCGCAAGTACGAGAAGCCGCCGGCCGGCGAGCAGAAGCACGTGCTGAACCGGCTCAACGCCGCCGAGGCCTTCGAGACCTTCCTACAGACCAAGTACGTCGGCCAGAAGCGCTTCTCGCTGGAGGGTGGCGAGTCGCTCATCCCGCTGCTCGGTGAGGTGCTGGAGTCCGCCGCCGAGGGTGGGCTGGACGAGGTCGTCATCGGCATGGCCCACCGGGGCCGGCTCAACGTGCTGGCCAACATCGTCGGCAAGCCGTACGAGAAAATCTTCTCCGAGTTCGAGGGGCATCTGGACCCACGGTCCACCCAGGGCTCGGGCGACGTGAAGTACCACCTGGGCCAGAACGGCAAGTTCACCACCCCCGACGGCGACCACGCCGTGAAGGTCTCGGTGGTGGCGAACCCGTCGCACCTGGAGGCCGTCGACCCGGTGCTGGAGGGCATCGTCCGGGCCAAGCAGGACCGCATCGACCTCAAGCTGGAGGGCTACACCGTGCTGCCGCTGGCGGTGCACGGCGACGCGGCCTTCGCCGGCCAGGGCGTGGTGGCCGAAACGCTCAACCTCTCCCAGCTGCGTGGTTACCGCACCGGCGGGACGGTGCACGTGGTGGTCAACAACCAGGTCGGCTTCACCACCGCCCCGGAGTACAGCCGCTCCAGCCTCTACAGCACCGACGTGGCCCGGATGATCCAGGCCCCGATCTTCCACGTCAACGGCGACGACCCCGAGGCCGTGGTCCGGGTCGCCCGGCTCGCCTTCGAGTACCGCCAGGCGTTCAACAAGGACGTCGTCATCGACCTGGTCTGCTACCGGCGGCGCGGGCACAACGAGGGCGACGACCCCTCGATGTCCAACCCCCAGATGTACCGGATCATCGACTCGAAGCGCTCGGTCCGCAAGCTCTACACCGAGGAGCTGATCGGACGGGGCGACATCACCCTGGAAGACGCCGAGGAACTGCTGCGCGACTACCAGGCGCAGCTGGAGCGGGTCTTCAAGGCCACCCGCGACGCGGCCAGCACGCCACGTCAGCTCAGCCGGCCGCCGCGACAGGACGAGCCCGAGCCGCAGGTGGAGACGGCGACCGAGGCGTCGGTCATCAAGGCCATCGGTGAGGCGCACGTCAACCTGCCCGATGGCTTCACCCCGCACAAGCGGATCCGGCAGCTGCTCGACCGGCGGGCCCGGATGGCCGTCGAAGGCACCATCGACTGGGGTTTCGGCGAGATCATCGCCTTCGGTGCGCTGCTGCACGACGGGGTCACCGTCCGGCTCGCCGGGCAGGACTCGCGCCGCGGCACCTTCGTGCAGCGGCACGCCTCGATCGTCGACGCGGAGACCGGCGACGACTACCTGCCGTTGCAGTCACTCACCGCAGACGGCGAGCGGTCCCGGTTTTTCGTGCACGACTCGCTGTTGAGCGAGTACGCGGCGATGGGCTTCGAGTACGGCTACTCGGTGGAGAACCTCGATGCGCTGGTCTGCTGGGAGGCGCAGTTCGGTGACTTCGTCAACGGCTCCCAGTCGGTGATCGACGAGTTCATCTCCTCGGGTGAGGTGAAGTGGGGCCAGCGCTCCGCGGTCACCCTGCTGCTGCCGCACGGCCACGAGGGCCAGGGGCCGGACCACACCTCCGGCCGCCCGGAGCGCTTCCTCCAGCTTTGCGCCGAGGACAACATGCGGGTGGCGAACCCGACCACCCCGGCGAACTACTTCCACCTGCTGCGCCGCCAGGCCCTCTCGCCCAAGCGCAAGCCGCTTGTGGTGTTCACGCCGAAGTCGCTGCTGCGGCACAAGCTCTGCGTCTCGTCGGTGGAGGACTTCACCACCGGCACCTTCTCCCCGGTGCTGGCCGACCCGGCGGCCGGTAACCCCGAGCGGGTCAAGCGGGTGCTGCTCTGCTCGGGCAAGGTCTACTACGACCTGTTCCAGGCCCGGCAGGAGCGCGGCATCAGCAACACCGCGATCATCCGGCTGGAGCAGCTCTACCCGATGCCGGTGGAGGAGATCCGGGCCGCGCTCGCGCAGTTCCCGAACGCGGAGGACTTCGCCTGGGTGCAGGAGGAGCCGGCCAACCAGGGTGCCTGGTCGTTCGTCGCGCTCAACCTGCTGGAGCACCTCGACGGTGTCCGGCTGCGCCGCATCTCCCGTCCGGCCGCCGCGGCTCCGGCCGTCGGGTCGGCGAAGATGCACGAGGTCGAGCAGAACGCGCTTATCGAGGCGGCCCTGCCCCGTCCCTGAGGAGAACTGACCCGGTCCCGTCCCGCCCCACGGCGGGGCGGGACCGGCCGGCTTCACCGGCGCTCCGGTGAGGAAGCGAGCAGATCCATGTACTTCACCGACCGGGGCATCGAGGAACTGGTCGAGCGGCGCGGCGACGAGCAGGTCAGCCTGGAGTGGCTGGCCGCCCGGCTACGCGACTTCGTCGACGTGAACCCGGAGTTCGAGGTGCCGGTCGAGCGGTTCGCCACCTGGCTGGCCCGACTCGACGACGATGACGACGACTGATCACGTGTCCATCACCCGCGCGGTCGCCCGGCCTCGACGCGGGCCGTCGCCGAGCGTGCCCGCAATCGTGTCCGGTCGCCGGGCGGCCGTGGCGGCCGGCGTCGCCCTGGCATTGCTGCTGGCCGGGTGTTCCGACGAACCCGCCCCACCTCGGGTACCCGACGCGGTCGGCTCCGCGTCACCGCCCGTACCCTCGGTGTTCTATCTCGACCCAGCCAATCCGGCCGAGGCGGAGGCACAGCGGCGCGCGGCCCGGGGGGACTTGACCGCGGCTGAGGCGCTGCGGTCGATCGGCAGCCGGCCCAGCGCGAAGTGGTTGACCGGCGACGCGGTGCGTGACGAGGTCGACGCCTTCCTGGGGCAGGCCGCGATCGCGGGCCAGACACCCGTGCTGGTGGTGCACAACGTGCCGCAACGCGACTGCGGCCGGCAGGGCGAGGGGGGCGCCCGTACCGGCGCGGAGTACCAGGCGTGGATCCGCGATGTCGCGGCCGGTGTCGCCGGCCGCCCGGTGATCGTCGTCCTCGAACCGGGTGCGCTGCCCGACGCGGTGGCGGGCTGTGTCCGCGACGCCGCCGGCCGGCTCGCCCTGCTGCGCGACGCGGTCACCGTGCTCGCCAGCACCGGCAAGGCCCGGATCTACCTCGATGCCGGGCATCCGGGGTGGATCCGCGACGTCGAGGCGTTGGCGGCAGCCCTGCGCCAGGCCGGCGTGGATCAGGCCGACGGGTTCGCGCTCAACGTGGCGAACTTCGTCCGCACCACGGACAACGTGACCTACGGCCACCGGATCTCCGACGCGCTCGGCGGCGACACCACGTTCGTCGTCGACACCAGCCGCAACGGCAACGGCCCCTACCCGGCCGAGCGTGTCGGCGGTGCACCGAGCTGGTGCAACCCGCCGGGCCGGGCGATCGGCGAGGAACCCACCGCCGACGCCGGTCTACCACGGGTGGACGCCCTGCTCTGGATCAAGTTCCCCGGCGAGTCCGACGGCGACTGCCGTACCGGCGAACCACCCGCCGGCCAGTTCTGGCCCACCTACGCCATCTCGCTCGTCGACCCCCCACCAACCCGTTGATCATGAGGTTAGCGGCAAACAAAACGGGCAAAATTCCGGCTAACCTCATGATCAACGAGAGCTGGTGGGGGTGGGTGTCAGGCCGGTGCGGCGAAGTTTCTGCCAGCCGAGGCGGCCACCGGTCAGCGCGGTCGTCACCGACTGGATCATCACGAGGTACATCAGCTGCCGGTACACGAACTGCTGCAGCGGCAGCACCCACAGCACACTCAGCTTCTCCCGGTCCAGGCGGAACGCGACCACGGCGGTGAGCGTCTGCACCGCGAGCATGACCAGCCAGGCCACCGCCGTCGCACTCCGGTCGAGGAAGAACAGGCCGTAGAGCGCGAGTAGATCGATCACCGGTGCCAGCAGCGGCAACAGCACCCCGAACAGGCTCAGGAACAGCAGGCAGCGACGGGCGAAGCGGCCGGAGGCGCCACGGTCGACAAGCGAGCGCCGGTGTTTCCACATCGCCTGCATGGTGCCGTAGCTCCACCGGTACCGCTGCTTCCACAACTGCCCCAGCGTCGCCGGGGCCTCGGTCCACGCCCGGGCCGTCTCCTCGTAGACCACCTTCCAGCCGGCGCGGCCGAGCGCCATGGTGATGTCGGTGTCCTCGGCCAGCGTGTCGTCGGTCAGGCCACCGGCGTAGCGCAGCGCCTGACGGCGGAAGGCGCCGATCGCCCCGGGCACTGTGGACATGCAGCGCAACGTCTCGTACAGCCGACGGTCGAGGTTGAAGCCGATGACGTACTCGATGTGCTGCCACTTGGCGATCAGGCTGTCGCGGTTGCCCACCTTGACGTTGCCGGCGACCGCGCCGACCTGCGGATCCGCGAAGGGTTGGACGAGCCGTCGCACCGAATCACGCTCGAACACGGTGTCCCCGTCGACCATCACGATCAGTTCGTGTCGGGCCAGCGCGACTCCGGTGTTCAACGCGCTCGGCTTGCCGCCGTTCGGCCTCCGCACGACCCGGACGTTCGGCAGCCGGAGCGCCTCGACGATCTCCGCCGTGCCGTCGGTGGAGCCGTCGTCGACGACGATCACCTCGATGCCGCCCGGATGGTCGCCACCGGCCAGCGAGCGGACGGCCGCGGCGATCCCCTCCTTCTCGTTGTACGCGGGCACGATCACCGAGACCGGCTCGGTCACCGGCGGCCCCCAGGCCCAGTCGGGGGCGCGGCGTCGCCGGGCGTGCCGACCGGCGAGCGCGAGCAGCAGGACGGTACGGCCCACCGTCAGCACGCCCACCGCCACGAAGATGAACCCGAGCCAACCCAGTGTCCGGTCCGCGCCCTGCACGCCCCAGATCAACATCCGGCCGCGCCAGCGCTCCCCCGCACCGGCCGGCTGGCCGGCGTCGACCCGGTGGTCGACGCCGGCCTCGGCCAGCGCGAGGTTCAGGCCGCCGGTAACCGTGACGAAGCGGTAGCCGCGCTCCTTCATCAGCGGGATGAAGCGGTCGAGCGCGGCAACGGTCTGCGCGCGTTCGCCGCCCGCGTCGTGCCAGAGCGTGACCGCTCCCGAGTAACCGGGCGGTGTGGCGTTGGCGAGGATCTGCTCCACGCCGGGCAGTGCCCAGTCCCGGCTGTCGGTGTCGTTGAGCACGTTGAGGTAGCCGAGCTCGCCGGCCTGGACGAACACCGGCCAGTCCAGATCGTCGATGGCCTCGGCGTAGGAGGAGTACGGGAAGCGGATCAGGGAGGTACGGACCCCGGCCGCGCTGGCGATGGCCAACTGGGTCTGGGTGTACTCCATCCGTCGCCGCCAGTCGGGCAGCACGGTCAGGTCCGGGTGCGTGAAGGTGTGCACGCCGATTTCGTGGCCGTCGGCGGCCACTTCCCCGACCAGTTCCGGATGACGGGCCACCTGCGAACCGACCACGAAGAAGGTCGCCGGCACCTGATGGGCGGCCAGCACCCGCAGCACCTCGCGGGTCCAGAACGGGTCAGGACCGTCGTCGAAGGTGAGCGCGACGGTGCGTGGCGGCAGTCGGTACGACCGGGTCCGCCCACCGGCGCTGCTGATGATCGGGCCACCGGCGACCACCGCCGCCGGCACCTCACGCTGCCCCTCGTGGCTCTGCTGACGATCCGGTGCGAAGGACGCGTTGGCGTACGCGCCGACGAGCAGCACGGCGGCCAGCACCGCACAGAGGACGCCGAAGAGGATCCAACTCGGCGGCGGCACGACACGGCGACCACGTACCGGCCGGCGGGACCGGCGCGCCGGCGGTTCAGTCATCGGCGGGGGCGGCCTCGTCGGCGTCGTTGGACGGAACGACGCTCGGCGACGCCGGGACCGCGGTGGGCGGCTCGACGCTGGGGGTGGTCGCCGGTGCGGTCGACCGGGAGGGTCGCGGTGACGCGGGTGACGCGGGTGACGCCGGTGGCGACGAGGCGGCGCGGCTGGGTGGCACCGGGACGCTGGTCGCCGTCCTGGCTGCCCGGGCCGGGGTGGTTTGCGGACGCGGCACACCGCCGCCCGTGATCCGGGGAGCCGCCGTGCTCGGCGGTGCCTCCACGGCGGGAATCGACGGGGCCGGCGGTGGTTGCCAGGGCCGGCGGGTCGGCTCCACGAAGGGCAGCACCGTGTCGGCGTTCACCGGGCCGCCCGCGAAGCTCGCCACGACCAGGCCGGTGTAGAGCAGGCCCACCAGACCCAGGGCGTATCCGATCCAGCGCAGCCGGGATCGACGTCGGCCGCTCGGATCCACGAAGACCGGCGGCGGCTGGGGCACGGCGGTCATGACGGTGGTGGGGCTGTCTCCCGGCACCACCACCGTGACCGCGTCCCGCACCGTTGGCTGCACCACCGTCGGTGCGTCGAACGCCGTTTGCTGCACCACCGTCGGTGCGTCCACCGCCGGCTGGATGACCGTCGGGGCGTCCAGCACGACCCGCCGCACGAGGGTCGGGGCGTCCACCACGGGCGGTCGCACCACCTCGG
Proteins encoded in this region:
- a CDS encoding multifunctional oxoglutarate decarboxylase/oxoglutarate dehydrogenase thiamine pyrophosphate-binding subunit/dihydrolipoyllysine-residue succinyltransferase subunit → MSTQQTSQENPLAGFGPNEWIVEEMYQRYLADPSSVDPAWHDFFADYRPGQSTAGTGDGRPASTAATTDATPARAEPAPKSEPAAKAEPAGEGERRTTAATSKPAPAAAKPTTTKPATTKPAAAKPAAAKAEPTKSQPTRTAPTANGPQTTPLRGVAAKIVQNMDASLAVPTATSVRAVPAKLLVDNRIVINNHLARGRGGKVSFTHLIGYALVRALVAHPEMNNSFAEVDGKPVMVRPEHVNLGIAIDLTKPDGSRNLVVPSIKACEQMDFRQFWQAYEDVVRRARRNELTMEDYSGTTISLTNPGGIGTVHSMPRLMQGQSAIIGVGAMEYPAPYQGMSEATLAELAVSKVITLTSTYDHRIIQGAQSGEFLKVMHELMLGEHGFYDQIFTSLRIPYEPVRWMRDVAVDSEGQINKTARVHELIHSYRVRGHLMADTDPLEFKIRKHPDLDVLQHGLTLWDLDRTFPVNGFAGRQRMKLREILGVLRDSYCRRVGIEYMHIQDPAERRWIQERVERKYEKPPAGEQKHVLNRLNAAEAFETFLQTKYVGQKRFSLEGGESLIPLLGEVLESAAEGGLDEVVIGMAHRGRLNVLANIVGKPYEKIFSEFEGHLDPRSTQGSGDVKYHLGQNGKFTTPDGDHAVKVSVVANPSHLEAVDPVLEGIVRAKQDRIDLKLEGYTVLPLAVHGDAAFAGQGVVAETLNLSQLRGYRTGGTVHVVVNNQVGFTTAPEYSRSSLYSTDVARMIQAPIFHVNGDDPEAVVRVARLAFEYRQAFNKDVVIDLVCYRRRGHNEGDDPSMSNPQMYRIIDSKRSVRKLYTEELIGRGDITLEDAEELLRDYQAQLERVFKATRDAASTPRQLSRPPRQDEPEPQVETATEASVIKAIGEAHVNLPDGFTPHKRIRQLLDRRARMAVEGTIDWGFGEIIAFGALLHDGVTVRLAGQDSRRGTFVQRHASIVDAETGDDYLPLQSLTADGERSRFFVHDSLLSEYAAMGFEYGYSVENLDALVCWEAQFGDFVNGSQSVIDEFISSGEVKWGQRSAVTLLLPHGHEGQGPDHTSGRPERFLQLCAEDNMRVANPTTPANYFHLLRRQALSPKRKPLVVFTPKSLLRHKLCVSSVEDFTTGTFSPVLADPAAGNPERVKRVLLCSGKVYYDLFQARQERGISNTAIIRLEQLYPMPVEEIRAALAQFPNAEDFAWVQEEPANQGAWSFVALNLLEHLDGVRLRRISRPAAAAPAVGSAKMHEVEQNALIEAALPRP
- a CDS encoding ATP-binding cassette domain-containing protein, with protein sequence MTDGRPSPTNDAQIVVSGLTKRYRNVLAVNNLSFTVEPGRVTGFLGPNGAGKTTTLRMLLNLVTPTAGGATIGGQRYPDLADPLRHVGAVLEASSAHKGRTGINHLRVISAAAGLPRERADQALELVGLTPAAKRKFKGYSLGMKQRLGIAAAMLGDPRVLILDEPANGLDPEGIRWMRGFLKGLAAEGRTVLVSSHLLSEMQLLADDVVIIAAGQLVRQGPVEQVIGSMAQGVRVRVRTPQADALTAALKDGPATVENDGQGALLIGGVDAPAVGRAALTAGVELHELTTERPDLERVFLELTAGKAGIR
- a CDS encoding DUF6104 family protein, translated to MYFTDRGIEELVERRGDEQVSLEWLAARLRDFVDVNPEFEVPVERFATWLARLDDDDDD
- a CDS encoding glycosyltransferase → MTEPPARRSRRPVRGRRVVPPPSWILFGVLCAVLAAVLLVGAYANASFAPDRQQSHEGQREVPAAVVAGGPIISSAGGRTRSYRLPPRTVALTFDDGPDPFWTREVLRVLAAHQVPATFFVVGSQVARHPELVGEVAADGHEIGVHTFTHPDLTVLPDWRRRMEYTQTQLAIASAAGVRTSLIRFPYSSYAEAIDDLDWPVFVQAGELGYLNVLNDTDSRDWALPGVEQILANATPPGYSGAVTLWHDAGGERAQTVAALDRFIPLMKERGYRFVTVTGGLNLALAEAGVDHRVDAGQPAGAGERWRGRMLIWGVQGADRTLGWLGFIFVAVGVLTVGRTVLLLALAGRHARRRRAPDWAWGPPVTEPVSVIVPAYNEKEGIAAAVRSLAGGDHPGGIEVIVVDDGSTDGTAEIVEALRLPNVRVVRRPNGGKPSALNTGVALARHELIVMVDGDTVFERDSVRRLVQPFADPQVGAVAGNVKVGNRDSLIAKWQHIEYVIGFNLDRRLYETLRCMSTVPGAIGAFRRQALRYAGGLTDDTLAEDTDITMALGRAGWKVVYEETARAWTEAPATLGQLWKQRYRWSYGTMQAMWKHRRSLVDRGASGRFARRCLLFLSLFGVLLPLLAPVIDLLALYGLFFLDRSATAVAWLVMLAVQTLTAVVAFRLDREKLSVLWVLPLQQFVYRQLMYLVMIQSVTTALTGGRLGWQKLRRTGLTPTPTSSR
- a CDS encoding glycoside hydrolase family 6 protein; protein product: MSITRAVARPRRGPSPSVPAIVSGRRAAVAAGVALALLLAGCSDEPAPPRVPDAVGSASPPVPSVFYLDPANPAEAEAQRRAARGDLTAAEALRSIGSRPSAKWLTGDAVRDEVDAFLGQAAIAGQTPVLVVHNVPQRDCGRQGEGGARTGAEYQAWIRDVAAGVAGRPVIVVLEPGALPDAVAGCVRDAAGRLALLRDAVTVLASTGKARIYLDAGHPGWIRDVEALAAALRQAGVDQADGFALNVANFVRTTDNVTYGHRISDALGGDTTFVVDTSRNGNGPYPAERVGGAPSWCNPPGRAIGEEPTADAGLPRVDALLWIKFPGESDGDCRTGEPPAGQFWPTYAISLVDPPPTR
- a CDS encoding ABC transporter permease, with product MTNLVRSELLKIRTTSTWWWLAIGAFLSIALAFAFNAWLANETLSGGGEEFGYTGDAASAPAQAANLYTSGQYLGLMFVMLIGILMVTNEFFHQTATTTFLATPRRTSVIASKLIAASLLGFAFWLVTTIIDLAAGATFLSLNDYGTLLGEWEVQRALLLNLMAYAIWTVLGVGIGTLITNQLGAVITASVLYLIGTQVVGLLFLLLANLLDNMAVIKWQVIWPAAASQVMITPGENEMLPAWWVGAVVLVGYAVVSGMVGILITRRRDIS